cataatttgatttttttttttttaattaaaatgcccttataataacaaaaataaagagGGCTCTCTTAAATTTTTACTCTTTGTTAAATTACTGAGTCAGGGTCGAATATTTAAAATCGGATGCACAAAGCCCTGTTAAATTACTTAATATGAAATCCGAAGAATGATCGGACTATATTAGATCTATTATACAGTCTAATCTTATCAGGTATTGAAGCAATTCTactattgcaccaataatgagaGTCTAATGCTGCATTAAAATTTTGATTCTAGATATGTTCTAACCAGCATTGCATGTAACAACAAATAAATATGGATCATAACTCGTTAACAAACACACCACAAATTTACAGGGAAAACTGAAGATAGCAAAGATGAGTAAGAACAGGGCTTTGGAGAAGAGCTATACACGCACTAGATGATTCCCAAATGAAAATAAACGACGAAAACTGTTATGACTCGAGCAACCAAAACCTGAATGGTATGATGACTTGCATGAATGACCGAGAAGAAACAAGCAAACTAGAGCACAGATCAAATACACACTTGGTCGAGAGAGCACTGACAACGATGATATTCATATCGCCGCTCTCATGGCGACTTGTGCTGCTTCACGCTGCATCTCTGCTGCCTTTCCACTCCCGCGGAAGTACATGTACACTTGCTGCATGGGATTGCGAGAACAGTTGAGCAAAAGAATATTTTAAGATAGAATAAAAGAAATTTGTTCAAGCTCAAACTTCATGCCAACTTTTGTAGTATATTTCACAGTACATAGTAAATAGtaaatagaaaaggaaaagaaaatcacCTGGATGACCCAAACACTAATCAGTGCCTCCAGGCAGAACAAACCAAATCCAACAAAATAGAAGATCTGAAAACAACAAAGAACAgtcagaaacaaaaaaaaaaaaacatttgttTTCTTTAGAGTCCGTTTTAGCTTTTTAGCagaaaggtgaatacgctcaccCCATGCGCCCCTCACAACTGTCCCTAGGTTattaagggaggtaaatcactcTTAACTTTTCTTCTACAATTTTATGGAAGGGAAGTCCCTTGCATTAATATGTTGTTATCTTGTATCGTTATAGCCAACATACATAAAGGAAAAGTGATTGCCACTCAATTATAACAACCAAGTACAGACTCTAGTACCCCAAACTTAATCTGCACTGTTCACGGTAGCATGGAGCTAGGTAGCCTTAATATGTCAAATGAGAAATTTCTTTCATAAAAGCAGAGAAATGCAATCACAAATGTGATCCAAATTTAAGAAAACAAAAGTCTTGTTTCAGAGATTATTTCACACATAATTTGTGATGATATTACATTCAACACTTGACCACTACTACTCTTGAGGAGTAAATCATCCAAAGGTAAATAAGTACGAGAAAATGAAGGGATAAATGAGTCTGAGTGGATGAATAAATCCACATATTTACTATAAGTGAAATGATTTATTCATTTCCTTTTTATTCACTTGAATAAGTATAGGTTGGGTATTGCCAGGCTTGTGTATGAAAAGCTTGTAAAGCATGCTTGCATCAAAATTATAAGGATGGATGAATAAAATTTGAATTGCAAATACTAGCGAAGAAACTATGCCTGGGAATTGCAGATGAAATACAAACTTAGTTGTCAATATATAATTATCAATTGCACAATCTAGGGTGAAAATTTATGTTAATCATATCATAAATTGATCATATCATTTGGGTCAAAAAACATTATATTAAATAATACAAACATAAttgcatatttttaaaaaataattttataaagtgTACAATTAAATAGTCTCGTTTTATATGAGATAAAAGTTATTAgtgttttttaaaatgaattatcTTCATAAACAAGTTAATTTGTGTCAACTCATTATGCATTCAGGTTGTGTCTAATATTGTTTGCTCTAGTACAACCAAACTGAAGTGGCTTATTCCAACCACATGATAAGctcaatattatatatatatatatatataacaaattaAGGAAGGATATTGTATGATCATATCATCTTTAGCGAATAACATGAGACTAGTTTAAGCGAACAACTTAGGCAAGATTAGCAATCTCTCCTTTGTTTCATCCTCACAAGCCAGAGTATATATCGTCATCTTCACACCACATCAATGCCTCTCTTCATCTACCTTGGACCCCTTTCATTTCTCCTATCAATTTTTTTCTTAATGACTATGATTCCTTCAATTATATCTATGTGCAAAAGGGGAGCTCGATGCACGAAGCTCCAGCCAATGCGGAGTCCCAGGGAATGGTCGGACCATATTGGATCTATTGTATGCAGTCTTACTTGCATTTTGTAAGAGGCAGTTTCCGCAATTATATCTCTGTGCAGTATGAACAATTTTTGAGAAATGGATAAATTATATAATTCCAGCATCGACCAACAGAATCAACTATGATTTCAAGAATATTAGGAGGCTAAAGGCACTGATATGATTTCAAGAAATGGATAGATTTTATTGCACATGAGAACTTACCCCAACCAAAACTTTGTCACTGATAAGATCCACTGCTGGCAAGATACCTCTGCAGCAGATAACATGGACATGAAATTTTGTTATGATTTTTATAGAGAAAGCAAATTATCCTCAAATTTGTATAGTGTCAATCTCCAATGAAACATCATGTTCAAAAATGTACTGACAATTCGTTATGCCTACTAGCAGGATTAAGGTAAacaggtaaaagaaaaaaaaaaaatctttgcagATCAGCTTAGGCCATCAGATTTCAAGTAATGGTGTAACATTTGCTTATTGCATATGTGCTTCTGAAGAGTTTAAGTTGCCAGCAGTGCAAGCTTTAAGGACTTGTGCAGAAACCAGCATTGTTCAACAATATATCCAATAAGGTCCATGATTCAATGTGAATTGCTAGTAAGCATGGAAAATTAGAAAAGATATATTTACCAAATAATGGAATGCATCAAGCTAATCAATTAAAGtctattcttgttgtaaattccaAGAAAACTATATACTAGTAGTTACATGGCAGGAAATCTAGACAGTATCAGTATGCACCATCACTAGGCGACTGATTTACAAAGACACAAGACAGAAGGCACCTTTATTTGTGGACACTCTCACAAGACTACTATAGTAATTTAAGAGGACAATAATGTTACAGGAAAAGAAACATCCAAATTTTTATCTAGGGAAATGAATAAACTGAAAATGAAGGGTTTTATTGAAAAACATTTCCTAATAGAATCCATCATGTTAGGAGGTTGGATAGGAGAAAATTTACTCTTATATTTCACTGAGTATGAGGATAAGCATACAAAGTTGGAAGTCTGATAATTGCAGTATggattagaaaaatttaaaattatgtttaTTCTAGAATGCCGAAGATCATGATTCTGTTTCCTACCAAATGAGAAGGTGAACGGTTTCTGATAGGTTCTCCAATGCAAATAAATCCAAGACCAATAAGGAGAACGAATAGAAGGGGGGAAAATGATAACCACTAAGGCCATCAAGTGTTGACAAGCAAGGAACCTCAAGCTGCCAAGAGAATATCCTTGCACCGTTTCAAGCCGGGAGCTAGATTCAACTATTTACTATATATTTTCTTTCAAGAATTTAGAAAAATTCAACAATCCAATAATTACAGTTAGTAGCATGATAATAGCAGCATGTTGAGGTCTTGCTAGTATAATGATGAAGAAAAGGAATCAAATTGAAatatatttgaattttaaattccaatTTGAGTTGTTTGGTTTTAATTCGAGTTGTTTagtaattagtttattttgatttgttatCCTTCAATTTGGATTGTCCATTAGTAGTGATAATTGTAGTTCCCGATGTGCTTTTAATCATTAAGATTTTACACTATGAATTCTCCAAGAGATTTCCTCTGTGTGAGGCTTAGTTCTGTTTTTGTTCTATGCCTTATAGCATACATCAAGGATCAATCAATGAAATCAAGGGTTGAACAAGCCAAGAATCTAATTGTCTTAACAATTAGTAAAATAAGATGGGAACAATTGTCTCTGCTTTTTACTAAACTTCACGAAGACTGCATGCAAGGTACATGTATCAATTTAACAACACAAGTAAAGCAAACCCTTATCCTGGATGTAATAAGCTAGGGATATGACCAACAGTTCCACTTCGTTTCACGTGTTAGATCAAATGAAAAACATAATTAGATTAGTAAATAAGTTGAGATCAAGCTGCAAGTAGTGATCTTTATCAGAAagaagtttgaatttaaattatcaacAAGATTCATATCAATGGCAACAGATCATTAGCCATCTAAATTTCCTATAAAATACTAACACTTACGTTAAAGATTTTCCCTTGAAAAATATTGGAGGAGCAACAGCAGCATATATGACAAAAGCAATATGAAGCTGCACACAAGTCAGAGACACAATGAATGAACCATAGAGCATCACTAAATTTGAAAACCTGATATATAATGAAGAGACAATAACATACCAAGTAAAAGAGGAAAAACCATCCAAAATTTAATGCGCTTTCCGTCCTATGTATGTTGCAATGTCATTTATACTATCTAAAAGATAGGGCTAGTAGATGGTAACTTGAATGGCTATAGAAAAAGGTTAACATAGAGTTGTACCTCATAGCACGATAAAGAGGCCTGTACCATAATACGTATGCACCAGGAACACCTGAGATGAAGTATATAATCGCAAGAAACCAGATCTTGACGTCTACATGTTAGAAGCAAGTCAAATAAGTCCAGTTCTGATATGAAGGCATCCACTCAAGTTTCAAAATACCTTGTCCTTTAATCCATGCAGTTGTAACTGCTATGATATTCCAGAATAAGCACAACGTTAGACCTGCCAAACAAACAAAAAACTCCCTGAACATTTAGAACTCAATAGCATAAACATTATGAGTAAGTACTCataaaagaaatttatttcaa
The Zingiber officinale cultivar Zhangliang unplaced genomic scaffold, Zo_v1.1 ctg164, whole genome shotgun sequence DNA segment above includes these coding regions:
- the LOC122036446 gene encoding secretory carrier-associated membrane protein 1-like, whose amino-acid sequence is MFREFFVCLAGLTLCLFWNIIAVTTAWIKGQDVKIWFLAIIYFISGVPGAYVLWYRPLYRAMRTESALNFGWFFLFYLLHIAFVIYAAVAPPIFFKGKSLTGILPAVDLISDKVLVGIFYFVGFGLFCLEALISVWVIQQVYMYFRGSGKAAEMQREAAQVAMRAAI